In Nocardia asteroides, the following proteins share a genomic window:
- a CDS encoding Rv2640c family ArsR-like transcriptional regulator, translating to MPKALPVIDMSAPVCCAPVAAGPVDDAAALEVALRLKAIADPVRVKLLSLLLTAPQGECNGGDLAAAVGVGESTVSHHLGQLRKAGLVESERRGMNTFHRARRDALSALCFVLDPNCCS from the coding sequence ATGCCCAAGGCGCTCCCCGTGATCGACATGTCCGCTCCTGTCTGCTGCGCCCCCGTGGCGGCGGGACCGGTCGACGACGCCGCCGCGCTCGAGGTGGCGCTGAGACTCAAGGCGATCGCCGACCCGGTCCGGGTCAAGCTGCTGTCGCTGCTGCTCACCGCCCCGCAGGGGGAGTGCAACGGCGGCGACCTGGCCGCCGCGGTCGGCGTGGGTGAGTCCACCGTCTCCCACCACCTCGGCCAGCTCCGCAAAGCCGGCCTGGTGGAATCGGAGCGGCGCGGAATGAACACCTTCCACCGCGCCCGCCGCGACGCGCTCTCCGCCCTGTGCTTCGTGCTCGATCCCAACTGCTGCAGCTGA
- a CDS encoding YnfA family protein: MTVVRSILLFVLAAVAEIGGAWLVWQGVREHRGWAWIGAGVLALGVYGFVATLQPDANFGRILAAYGGVFVAGSLLWGMALDGFRPDRWDVIGAIICLVGVAVIMYAPRAA, from the coding sequence ATGACCGTTGTCCGCTCGATCCTGCTGTTCGTGCTCGCGGCTGTCGCCGAAATCGGTGGGGCCTGGCTCGTCTGGCAAGGCGTGCGCGAGCACCGCGGGTGGGCCTGGATCGGCGCCGGAGTCCTCGCTCTCGGTGTCTACGGCTTCGTCGCGACCCTGCAACCCGATGCGAACTTCGGGCGCATCCTCGCCGCCTACGGTGGGGTCTTCGTCGCTGGATCTCTGCTGTGGGGCATGGCGCTCGACGGATTCCGTCCCGACCGCTGGGACGTGATCGGCGCGATCATCTGCCTCGTCGGTGTCGCCGTCATCATGTACGCACCGCGCGCTGCCTGA